The following coding sequences lie in one Bacteroidota bacterium genomic window:
- a CDS encoding tetratricopeptide repeat protein produces MKYLKAYKSFAEKKNNKKELANVFRLYGFYYDDNGLYPQAIKSYETSINYSKEAGDKKGVATSTGNLGLIYGAQGDYDAALLQHVAALKMDEEIKNEMGQAKHLGNIGMSYYYKGEFPKAIQYYLRALQKDEALGDKTGVARHTANIGGVYFELREYEKAKEFYLKALKIEEELGNKREISRHLGNIGMVYNMLQDVDKSLEYSFKSYDMIKESGDKYFIAYALNNIATSYRLAEDIQKSLLYDQQALKIREEIGDQKGIAESNANVGTDYTDLKMYKEAEKYLLLAADVSLSNGYLDMNSEVEQALSVLYQKMKDVPNELLHYKKFIQIRDSIYNVESAKKTLQLQMQYEFDKKTTADSLQVAVDKQLAAAELKQEKIQRYALFAGLILVLFFTFILFNRFRIIRKQKTIIEQQKEIVEKQKELVEEKQREIIDSIHYAKRIQRSLLPTEKYIDRVMSKLKKKG; encoded by the coding sequence GTGAAATACTTGAAAGCGTATAAATCCTTTGCAGAAAAAAAGAACAACAAAAAAGAACTTGCAAATGTATTTCGCTTGTATGGTTTTTATTATGACGATAATGGTCTATATCCACAAGCGATTAAAAGTTATGAAACATCCATCAACTATTCGAAGGAGGCAGGAGATAAAAAAGGTGTTGCAACATCAACCGGAAACCTTGGTTTGATATATGGTGCTCAGGGTGACTACGATGCAGCATTGTTGCAACATGTGGCGGCATTAAAGATGGATGAAGAAATAAAGAATGAAATGGGCCAAGCCAAACATTTGGGTAATATCGGAATGTCCTATTATTATAAAGGTGAATTTCCGAAAGCCATTCAATATTATTTAAGGGCATTGCAAAAAGACGAAGCATTAGGAGATAAAACAGGCGTTGCTCGACACACAGCAAACATTGGTGGTGTTTATTTTGAATTGAGAGAATATGAAAAGGCAAAAGAGTTTTATTTAAAAGCCCTCAAGATTGAAGAAGAGTTAGGAAATAAAAGAGAAATTTCCCGACATCTTGGAAACATCGGGATGGTTTACAACATGCTGCAGGATGTCGACAAATCATTGGAATATAGTTTCAAATCCTATGATATGATTAAAGAGTCGGGGGATAAATATTTTATTGCCTATGCACTCAATAACATTGCTACCAGTTATAGATTGGCGGAAGACATTCAAAAATCCTTGTTGTATGATCAACAAGCCCTGAAAATACGTGAAGAGATTGGAGATCAAAAAGGAATTGCGGAAAGCAATGCCAATGTTGGTACCGACTATACTGATTTGAAGATGTACAAGGAAGCTGAAAAATATTTACTCCTTGCAGCGGATGTCTCCTTGTCCAACGGCTATCTTGATATGAATTCGGAGGTGGAGCAGGCATTAAGTGTGTTGTATCAAAAGATGAAGGATGTGCCGAACGAATTGCTGCATTATAAAAAGTTCATTCAAATTCGTGATAGTATCTACAATGTGGAGAGTGCAAAAAAAACGTTGCAGCTCCAGATGCAATATGAGTTTGATAAAAAAACTACTGCCGATAGTTTGCAAGTAGCTGTGGATAAGCAATTGGCTGCAGCAGAATTAAAACAAGAAAAGATTCAACGCTATGCTTTGTTTGCCGGATTGATATTGGTTTTATTTTTCACATTTATACTCTTCAATCGTTTTAGAATTATTCGAAAACAAAAAACGATTATCGAACAGCAAAAAGAAATTGTAGAGAAACAAAAAGAATTGGTTGAAGAAAAGCAACGAGAAATTATTGATTCCATTCACTATGCCAAAAGAATCCAGCGTAGTTTACTGCCAACAGAAAAGTACATTGATCGGGTGATGAGTAAGTTGAAGAAGAAAGGGTAG
- a CDS encoding CusA/CzcA family heavy metal efflux RND transporter, which produces MLTKIIEFSIRNKLIIGLFVIALIGYGSYQTTKLPIDAVPDITNNQVQVITVAPSFGATDIERLITFPIEQANNNISGLKEIRSFSRFGLSLVTIVFEDNVDVYWARQQVAERLQQVQAELPEGVGNVSMGPVTTGLGEIYQYSVRAKEGFENKYDATALRTIQDWVVRRQLLGVKGVADVSSFGGKLKQYEIAVNSNKLQSFNITMSDVFAALESNNQNTGGAYIEKGPTVLYIRSEGLVGSIEDIQSIFIKNTTNGTPLLIKDVADVRYGNATRYGAMCYNDKGEVAGAVVMMLKGENSSDVIKNIKERILQIQKTLPEGVILEPFLDRTKMVNNAIGTVETNLIEGALIVLFVLILFLGNMRAGFLVASVIPLAMLFAVILMNAFGVIGNLMSLGALDFGLIVDGAVFIVEAVLHQLSHSKHFANVNQLTQQQMDDEVSGASRKMARSVVFGQIIILIVYLPTFALQGIEGKMFIPMAQTVAFALLGAFILSITYVPMMSALIMSKKLSHKKTFSDKMMAFFERHYQNALNKVLNFPKTTIATALTLFVLSIFVLSGMGGEFIPALEEGDFAVETRVLIGSNLTTTIESTQKAAGILKAQFPEVQQVVTKIGSGEIPTDPMPMEAADMMVILKDKSEWTSAETFPELSEKMSKAVAQVPGITVSFQFPVQMRFNELMTGAKQDVVCKIFGENMDTLARYAEKLGKLSSTVDGTQNLYVEPVTGMPQIIIEYNRATIAQYGLNISTINRVVNTGLAGQSAGLVFEGEKRFDMVVRLDGEQRKNIEDVRNLLIPTPSGSQIPLQQLAKVELKDGPNQIQREDTKRRIVVGFNVRGRDVQSIVQELQKKVDKEIKFPAGYYVTYGGAFENLNAAKARLGIAVPISLLLIFLLLYFSFNSIKQGLLIYSAIPLSAVGGIFALAWRDMPFSISAGVGFIALFGVAVLNGIVLIAEFNRLKEEGWNDTRRIVLMGTKIKLRPVLMTAFVASLGFLPMAISSGAGAEVQRPLATVVIGGLMIATFLTLFVLPILYIIFEKGGKMKVKPVIAPAILLLIAFSAQNGFAQTPIALQAAIDSALKNNLNIKNEQLVSDYQKKLIQSGVNLPQTSVNGEFGQINSAYPDNGFGVSQSFSFPTLYVQQKSYLREEWKTAVLNVALKEADTKKMVRQLFYSFLVLKEKESLLQKNDSMYAVFLEKANLRFSKGESNVLEKTTAETQRGSLRIQLKQIQQELEVVLLQFRLVLNANTAFVPAATPLKQSLDFSLDTGLVTQHPLLKVLEQQQKVTAIQQKVERAKLFPELNVGYYSVTMKGMGADDVLYGAGSRFQSVQVGVGIPLFFGAQKSKINAAKMNRSITENRYRSEKSSLQMEYKSMLAYFKNQEATVNYFETVALKNADLIFDTSNKQFANGAINYLEWVMLTNQAISIQAEYLDAVKNLNETIIQLNYLLSK; this is translated from the coding sequence ATGTTAACTAAAATTATAGAGTTTTCCATTCGGAACAAACTCATCATCGGGCTTTTTGTAATTGCCCTTATCGGTTATGGTTCGTATCAAACTACGAAACTACCTATTGATGCTGTTCCCGATATTACCAATAATCAGGTCCAGGTGATTACTGTTGCTCCTTCGTTTGGTGCAACGGATATCGAACGATTGATCACTTTCCCCATCGAGCAAGCCAACAATAATATTTCAGGCTTAAAGGAAATCAGAAGTTTTTCTCGCTTCGGATTATCCCTCGTAACCATTGTGTTTGAAGATAATGTAGATGTGTATTGGGCACGTCAGCAAGTAGCCGAACGTTTGCAACAAGTGCAAGCTGAATTGCCAGAAGGTGTCGGAAATGTTTCCATGGGTCCGGTTACTACCGGCTTGGGTGAAATTTATCAATACTCCGTTCGCGCCAAAGAAGGCTTTGAAAATAAATACGATGCAACTGCTTTGCGCACCATTCAGGATTGGGTGGTACGCAGACAATTGCTCGGAGTGAAAGGTGTAGCCGATGTAAGTAGTTTCGGTGGTAAACTCAAGCAATATGAAATTGCTGTGAATTCCAACAAATTACAATCGTTTAACATAACCATGTCGGATGTGTTTGCCGCACTTGAAAGCAACAATCAAAATACGGGTGGTGCCTACATCGAAAAAGGCCCTACTGTTTTATACATCCGCAGCGAAGGATTGGTAGGAAGCATCGAAGACATTCAATCCATCTTTATTAAAAACACTACCAACGGAACGCCTTTGTTAATTAAAGATGTAGCTGATGTGCGCTATGGCAATGCTACCCGTTACGGAGCCATGTGTTACAACGACAAAGGTGAAGTGGCCGGTGCTGTGGTGATGATGTTGAAAGGAGAGAACAGCAGCGATGTCATTAAAAATATCAAAGAACGTATTTTGCAAATTCAAAAAACACTGCCCGAAGGTGTGATACTCGAACCGTTTTTGGATCGTACTAAAATGGTGAACAATGCCATTGGTACCGTTGAAACCAACTTGATTGAAGGGGCATTGATTGTATTGTTTGTATTGATTTTGTTTTTGGGAAATATGCGTGCCGGCTTTTTAGTCGCTTCCGTTATTCCCTTAGCCATGCTGTTTGCGGTTATCCTCATGAATGCATTTGGTGTGATTGGTAACTTAATGAGTTTGGGTGCACTCGATTTCGGATTGATTGTGGATGGCGCTGTGTTTATTGTTGAAGCGGTATTGCATCAACTTTCGCATAGCAAACATTTTGCAAATGTGAATCAGCTAACACAACAACAAATGGATGACGAAGTTTCCGGTGCTTCTCGTAAAATGGCGCGGAGTGTGGTGTTCGGACAAATAATTATTTTGATTGTGTACTTGCCGACTTTCGCCTTGCAAGGCATCGAAGGGAAAATGTTTATCCCAATGGCACAAACGGTTGCGTTTGCATTGTTGGGTGCATTCATTCTTTCTATTACTTATGTTCCTATGATGAGTGCATTGATCATGAGTAAGAAACTTTCGCATAAAAAAACATTTTCGGATAAGATGATGGCATTTTTTGAACGCCATTATCAAAACGCTTTGAACAAAGTGTTGAATTTTCCGAAAACAACCATCGCCACTGCACTCACCTTGTTTGTCCTTTCTATTTTTGTTTTGTCGGGTATGGGTGGTGAATTTATTCCTGCCTTGGAAGAGGGCGACTTCGCTGTTGAAACACGTGTGCTCATCGGAAGTAATTTAACAACCACCATTGAGAGTACTCAAAAAGCAGCTGGTATTTTAAAAGCGCAGTTCCCTGAAGTGCAACAAGTGGTGACAAAAATTGGTAGTGGTGAAATTCCTACCGACCCAATGCCAATGGAGGCGGCCGACATGATGGTGATCTTGAAAGATAAAAGTGAATGGACTTCTGCAGAAACATTTCCTGAACTTTCTGAAAAAATGAGTAAAGCCGTTGCACAAGTGCCGGGTATCACCGTGAGTTTTCAGTTTCCCGTTCAAATGCGTTTCAACGAATTGATGACCGGTGCAAAACAAGATGTCGTCTGTAAAATTTTTGGAGAAAACATGGATACGCTTGCACGCTATGCCGAAAAGTTAGGAAAGCTTTCTTCAACCGTTGATGGAACACAAAATTTATATGTTGAACCGGTTACGGGCATGCCGCAAATTATTATTGAATACAATCGCGCTACCATTGCCCAGTATGGATTAAACATTTCTACCATCAATCGGGTGGTGAATACCGGATTGGCCGGACAATCTGCAGGGTTAGTATTTGAAGGGGAGAAACGGTTTGATATGGTGGTGCGGCTTGATGGTGAACAGCGAAAAAACATTGAAGATGTTCGCAACCTATTAATTCCTACTCCATCAGGTTCACAAATTCCGTTGCAACAATTAGCGAAGGTCGAATTGAAAGATGGTCCGAATCAGATTCAACGCGAAGATACAAAGCGCAGAATTGTTGTTGGATTCAATGTGCGTGGCCGTGATGTGCAATCCATCGTTCAGGAGTTGCAAAAGAAGGTAGATAAAGAAATTAAATTTCCTGCCGGATACTATGTCACCTATGGTGGTGCGTTCGAAAACTTAAATGCTGCCAAAGCACGATTAGGAATTGCTGTTCCGATTTCTCTATTACTTATTTTCTTGTTGTTGTATTTTTCGTTCAACTCCATCAAACAAGGATTATTGATTTATTCAGCTATCCCACTTTCTGCTGTCGGTGGAATTTTTGCGCTGGCCTGGAGAGACATGCCATTCAGTATTTCAGCCGGTGTCGGATTTATTGCCTTGTTTGGCGTTGCGGTACTCAATGGGATTGTGCTCATTGCAGAATTTAATCGACTGAAAGAAGAAGGGTGGAACGATACACGTAGAATTGTGTTGATGGGGACAAAAATTAAATTACGACCGGTATTGATGACAGCATTCGTTGCTTCATTGGGTTTCTTGCCCATGGCGATTAGCAGTGGTGCAGGAGCTGAAGTGCAACGACCACTTGCTACCGTTGTTATTGGCGGATTAATGATTGCTACATTCCTCACACTTTTTGTATTACCTATTTTATATATCATTTTTGAAAAAGGAGGGAAAATGAAAGTGAAACCTGTAATTGCTCCGGCTATACTTTTGTTGATTGCTTTTTCTGCTCAGAATGGTTTCGCGCAAACACCTATTGCGTTGCAAGCCGCAATCGACTCTGCATTAAAAAATAATCTCAACATTAAAAACGAACAGCTGGTTTCCGACTATCAAAAGAAATTGATTCAGTCAGGGGTGAATTTGCCACAAACTTCGGTGAACGGAGAATTTGGGCAAATCAACAGTGCCTATCCCGACAATGGGTTTGGTGTTTCGCAATCGTTTAGCTTCCCTACTTTATATGTTCAACAAAAGAGCTACCTACGAGAAGAATGGAAAACGGCTGTGTTGAATGTGGCGTTAAAAGAAGCGGATACTAAAAAAATGGTGCGTCAACTTTTCTATTCTTTTCTTGTGTTAAAAGAAAAAGAAAGCTTGCTCCAAAAGAACGATAGTATGTATGCTGTGTTTTTAGAAAAAGCGAATTTGCGTTTTTCAAAAGGGGAGAGCAATGTGCTTGAAAAAACAACGGCTGAAACCCAACGCGGAAGCTTGCGCATTCAACTCAAACAAATCCAACAAGAATTGGAAGTGGTGCTGTTACAATTTCGATTGGTATTAAATGCGAATACCGCTTTTGTTCCTGCTGCTACACCGTTGAAACAAAGTCTTGATTTTAGTTTGGATACCGGCTTGGTGACACAGCATCCTTTGTTAAAGGTGTTGGAGCAACAACAAAAAGTAACTGCCATTCAGCAAAAGGTAGAACGCGCAAAACTTTTTCCGGAGTTGAATGTGGGTTATTATAGTGTAACCATGAAAGGCATGGGTGCAGACGATGTATTGTATGGTGCCGGTTCGCGCTTTCAATCGGTGCAGGTGGGTGTGGGTATTCCTTTGTTTTTTGGAGCACAAAAATCCAAAATCAATGCTGCAAAAATGAATCGTAGCATTACCGAAAATCGTTACCGCTCCGAAAAAAGCAGTCTGCAAATGGAATACAAATCCATGTTGGCGTATTTTAAAAATCAAGAAGCGACAGTGAACTACTTTGAGACGGTTGCTTTAAAAAATGCTGATTTAATTTTTGATACCTCCAACAAACAATTTGCGAATGGAGCGATTAATTATCTGGAATGGGTGATGCTCACCAATCAAGCCATTTCTATTCAAGCGGAGTATTTGGATGCCGTAAAAAATCTGAACGAAACAATTATTCAACTGAACTACTTACTTTCTAAATAA
- a CDS encoding efflux RND transporter periplasmic adaptor subunit: protein MKNTILLFIGISLLSACGGQKNQDETTAVAVAENFVSLTDVQLKSAGVETGKLEKRSISSSLKLNGKIDVPPQNMVSVSMPLGGFLKSTKLLPGMYVKKGEVIATMEDQQYIQLQQEYLTAKSKLTFSENEYNRQKELNQSKASSDKVFQQTEMEYRTQKITMSALAEKLRLINVNPETLSEANLSRSINLYSSIEGYVSKVNVNIGKYVNPSDVLFELINPVDIHLNLEVFEKDMGKLYIGQKMMAYNNNEPDKKYACEIILISQDLSSDRSAEVHCHFETYDKKLMPGMYMNADVEIQNNNVISIHQDAIVTFEGKDYVFLAKGKNEFEMIEVKKGSGNTTFAEITFEGGKEYGAQPFVTKGAYALLMQLKNTNAE, encoded by the coding sequence ATGAAAAATACAATCCTTCTCTTCATCGGAATTAGTTTATTGTCGGCTTGTGGCGGACAAAAAAATCAGGATGAAACAACAGCAGTTGCCGTTGCCGAAAATTTTGTTTCACTCACCGATGTACAACTTAAAAGTGCCGGTGTGGAAACCGGAAAGCTCGAAAAGCGGAGCATTTCCTCTTCATTAAAACTTAACGGAAAAATTGATGTGCCACCGCAAAACATGGTTTCGGTGAGTATGCCTTTGGGTGGATTTTTAAAATCAACCAAACTCTTGCCCGGTATGTATGTTAAAAAAGGCGAAGTGATTGCAACAATGGAAGATCAACAATATATCCAGTTGCAACAAGAATACCTCACCGCAAAATCGAAATTGACTTTTTCTGAAAATGAATACAACCGTCAGAAAGAATTAAATCAAAGTAAAGCGAGTAGCGATAAAGTATTTCAACAAACCGAAATGGAGTATAGAACGCAGAAAATTACTATGAGCGCATTGGCGGAAAAATTACGATTGATAAATGTAAACCCTGAAACGCTTTCGGAAGCAAATCTTTCCCGAAGCATCAATTTATATTCGTCCATCGAAGGTTATGTGTCGAAAGTAAATGTGAACATCGGCAAATATGTTAATCCTTCGGATGTTTTGTTTGAGTTGATTAATCCGGTTGACATTCACCTGAACCTGGAAGTGTTTGAAAAGGATATGGGTAAACTATACATCGGACAAAAAATGATGGCGTACAATAATAATGAGCCGGATAAAAAGTATGCCTGCGAAATTATATTAATCTCTCAAGATTTATCGAGTGATAGAAGCGCGGAAGTGCATTGCCACTTTGAAACGTATGATAAAAAACTAATGCCCGGGATGTACATGAATGCCGATGTGGAAATACAAAATAACAATGTTATTTCGATACATCAGGATGCAATTGTTACCTTTGAGGGAAAGGACTACGTTTTTCTTGCAAAAGGTAAGAACGAGTTTGAGATGATAGAAGTTAAAAAAGGAAGTGGTAACACTACTTTTGCTGAAATTACGTTTGAAGGGGGAAAGGAATATGGTGCGCAACCGTTTGTTACAAAGGGAGCGTATGCATTGTTGATGCAACTTAAAAATACAAATGCTGAATAA
- a CDS encoding DoxX family protein, translating to MSTKTKKIISIVLMALPSLMLVMSAAMKLMAAPEIVAGLTKGGLGNFIQLFGIVELIAVVLLWIPKTYKIGFLLLCCYLGGALSIELASAQPPAAAIFLTLLWIGMFLKDKAVFIKE from the coding sequence ATGTCGACAAAAACAAAAAAAATTATTTCAATTGTATTGATGGCACTTCCATCATTGATGTTAGTAATGAGTGCTGCGATGAAGCTTATGGCTGCCCCGGAGATCGTAGCTGGATTAACCAAAGGAGGACTAGGAAATTTTATTCAACTATTCGGAATTGTTGAATTGATTGCAGTGGTATTGTTATGGATTCCGAAAACGTATAAAATCGGATTTTTATTATTGTGCTGTTATTTAGGAGGAGCCTTGTCTATTGAATTAGCAAGTGCACAACCACCGGCTGCGGCAATCTTTTTAACATTACTATGGATAGGGATGTTCTTAAAAGACAAAGCTGTTTTTATAAAGGAATAG
- a CDS encoding helix-turn-helix transcriptional regulator — translation METLEHDKRKCPSHLNTTECTKMLLPVKDALDILSGKWKLQIILSLTFGKKRFKQIQREIPGLTPKMLSKELKELEVNGLADRHVYDTSPVTVEYELTAYGKTLKPLIGELHKWGTKHRKRIIGGK, via the coding sequence ATGGAAACTCTCGAACACGATAAACGAAAATGTCCTTCACATTTAAATACCACCGAATGCACCAAAATGCTCTTGCCTGTAAAGGATGCATTGGATATTTTAAGCGGTAAGTGGAAGTTGCAAATTATTTTATCACTCACTTTCGGTAAAAAACGATTCAAACAAATTCAACGGGAGATACCCGGACTAACACCTAAAATGTTGTCGAAGGAATTAAAAGAATTGGAGGTAAATGGTTTGGCGGATAGACATGTGTATGATACCTCTCCTGTTACTGTCGAGTATGAACTAACGGCCTATGGCAAAACACTTAAACCACTGATTGGTGAGTTGCATAAATGGGGAACGAAACACCGAAAACGAATTATTGGCGGTAAATAA
- a CDS encoding DUF1905 domain-containing protein, with the protein MKPIVDKQYILEKFPGKGGWTFARIPEIKQNKKTPFGWRKVKGTIDGVEISKYHLMPMGNGNLFLPVKAEIRKKIKKTVGDFVHVILFPDNDPLEVPEEMLLCLEDEPEALQFFNSLTESEKKYYVQWVYSAKKEETKVDRLAKTINRLVKGLKLYDQEK; encoded by the coding sequence ATGAAACCCATTGTCGACAAACAATATATTCTCGAAAAGTTCCCCGGCAAGGGCGGCTGGACCTTTGCACGCATTCCCGAAATAAAACAAAATAAAAAAACACCATTCGGTTGGCGAAAAGTAAAAGGAACAATTGATGGTGTTGAAATTTCAAAATATCATTTGATGCCTATGGGCAACGGAAATTTATTCCTTCCGGTAAAAGCAGAAATCAGAAAAAAAATAAAAAAGACAGTCGGAGATTTTGTGCATGTTATTCTTTTCCCTGATAACGATCCACTGGAAGTACCCGAAGAGATGTTGCTGTGTTTGGAAGATGAACCGGAAGCGTTGCAGTTTTTTAATTCCTTAACTGAAAGCGAAAAAAAGTATTATGTTCAATGGGTATACTCCGCTAAAAAGGAAGAAACAAAAGTAGATCGGTTAGCCAAAACGATTAACCGATTGGTGAAAGGATTAAAGTTATATGATCAGGAGAAGTAA